GTCAGTGAGTCAGCATCCACAGTGAGTTGCATCTGAGCAAACAACTTATCAAAGGCATGAATTGCACTATAAagccaaaataaataattgtggatTGACATAATTCAACAAATAAAATTATACGTACATACTGTCCGATCTTACCTGGAGAGAAGATATCAGGGTTGAAGCGGATGTCAAAAGACGTAGAGCTGATGGAGCCAACTGCCTTGCAGGCATTGAGGACGACCTCACGGCTTTTGGGGTCTGTTTGAAAACGACGAGTAAAAATATTGGTCAGTGAGGTGAAATGTCAATTTGATATTATTTTGTCAATCAATCCGTACATTAAACACAACATGCAAACAGCACTGTGGTCTATCAGTGCAAACTCAACCCCACTTAAGAAATGAAATGTGTCAACATGCACATTATACAAGCCAAAGTGAACAAATCAGACATCCAAAGACATTTGGACATTTTAAGTGGTACTACACAGTACGAGTATGATTGGTTTTAGTTATTTCACAGCAGGCTGGAAAAGTGACAGGGATTGAGGGCCAACAATCTTTCGCCATGCAGGCTGAGGACTGAGCAGGAACAGCTACTCAGGTGGATTGAAGCTGCTTAGAAAAGTGAAGGGATGTTCTTTCCGACACTCATAACACCAAAACTACTTCTCTCATTGCGACTATCCACCAGAGTAGCTGTCCCAGCCTTTGAGATTTTTAGACGTACCAATACCAGATCCATCTTCGGCAACTAAGGTCTCCGCTAGCTCTTTGGCCTGAGCTAATCCTGGAATACTTTCCTCAAGCACCTTACCCTCCAGTGGGCTCTTGCACTCCCCATTCTGTGCTGTTGTCGGCTGCAAAGGACCATTTGTGGCCTTTGAAGGCGTTTCCTCCCCATCAGTCCCAATGAGGCCGCTGTCCGTTTGGACCGGGCCATCTGTAGAACCTAGCGTGCTTGAATCTGAAGCGGCGGTTTGTGTTGCATCAGCATTGGTCTCTGTTTGGGACGTTTGAGTGATGGCTGGGGTTTTTTCGTTCCTGTTGGCATCCTTGTTAGCTTTCTGTTGCATGAGTTGAAGTGCAGCCATCTTCATAAAGAGAAGGTATCTAAAAAGGGACATAATCCACTATTATTGCAGGTATGGTGTGTTACTGAACAGCAGAAGCGAGGACAAACACTAACCTGTGCTCAACAAAGGCCTCAATGAGTTCTTGGCGAAGGCAGGCGAGGCGGTGGCGGTGCTGGCGGGGGAAACTCTGACGCTGACACTCTGGAGCTAACTCCTCTCCCTCCACAGGAAGGAAGTTGAGGTCAGGCGGGAAGGTGCGAAGAAGGTCCAGAATATAGTGACGGCCATCATTTCCGATGATGCCCTTACATTCGACCGATGAGCAAAGCTCCACAGCCTCGTTCTTCTCGTTGAGCACATTGTACCTCTGGACCTGAGTTGACAACCCAGAACAGGTGATCGTTAAAATGAGGTATTGCATTATCGCCCATTAGGTTATCGGTCTTTATAATATTGACTATATAAATGTAGGTACTTGTGGATGTGGACACTGAGAAATAAATTGTGTCTAAATAAGCAGCGGCTATTTTTGAGCAAACATTTGTGCTACTGACTTTGAGGGGCCTGCTGGTCTTGGCCAGAAGCTCAAGGTATTTGCTGTGGGTCACAACTGTCTTTCCAAAGTCAATGGAGCCATAGATGACGCTCTGCTCCTGCTCGCGTTCCAGGATGCCAGGGATGATTGACTGGGCGGTGACACGATAGCCTCTGTAGTCCACCACCACTGTGCCCAGTGTGTAGAGTCCCTCCACATCCACTGCCCCATAAGCTCTCACGCCATTCAAGTCATTGGTGGGTGCGGCATGGGCGGCGGCGTCCCCGCCCAGCTCACGATAATGGTCCCGCACGTCAAAGCCCGGGCTGAAGAAAATGTTGTTCCAGATGAACATCTGCATGTGCGTTTCGTCACCGGGATTGATGGCCATTACGTTTCCGTCGATGACTGCCATGGCGCCGCGTGTGGCCGCTGCTGCAAAGTCGCTGTGGACCTGCAATGAGAAGAATTTTAGACAAAACGGTGGCAGTGGTCATTTATTTACGATTAAGGTGAGACGATGTCCTCATTTATACATATTTTTTCGAAATATCCTGTTTACACAAACAATTTAACTGTATATTCAGCCTAATGAGATCCAAGAACCTGTTCCTGggcaaatgtttgtgtgtgtgtgtgtgtttgtgtgtgtggtggtgatggtgggggAACGCGACTTTTCAGAATGGTGAAATCGGAAAAATTATCCTTGGTAAATAAAACAATCTCAATGATACAATTCATGCAGTACAATAGTACCTTGAAAATAGCCCGCTCCCTTAACAGGCGCTCAGGCAGATTCTTCCTCGGAAGCTCTCTTGTCGTCTGCAGCTCCTCATTCCAATCTCTAGTCTAAAGATAAGCAAAAACGAGTTGTTAAATGTATACAtgtacaaatacaaatacaataaagcagactttgacatctGTAAATTTCAACCAAAATGGGACATTAATGTTTTATAAAGGCAGAAATCATTATACGAGACTCCTGTAGGATGTCAAGAGTAAGCATATCTTATGCCCACTTGCATACATAGCGATGCAACCGTACAATCGTGAACAAATTACAGACCCTCACCCACcaactttgaaaaaaagaaataactcgTTCTAATCATGATATCATGAAACAGCAGCTTAAGGCGGCATGTACATTGTATTTAACACACATAATGTAACTGTCAAGGGAAAAAAGTGATTGTCCTAGCCTCTGCAGCAGAAGAAACAGGCGAGAATGAAGAGTGTGTGGATATTTGAGAGACAACTGGCAATGATAGTCCCATTCATTGACTGCACTTGTTTGGCACGATCAAACATGGCAAATACAAATTCTTGAATCTCATCAACACACATGCTCCACACTTTGTCTTCCACCTATTTCTAAAGCATTACTGTATTGGTGCAGCTTGGCAGCAATCAGCTGGATCTGGCTTAGTAACCGGAAAAGATTACGGGACATAACAtgaccctttttttgtttgctgttataGTTGATGTGACGCTAATCACCTGCAATTCAAATTCCAAATCAAATCACATCTTACTGACGACAGTCAGCCACCCTTGAAAAGTAGTTGCAGAACCCTGCAACACTACACAACAGTTGCGTCACATTCAGTCCCGCAGTAAGCAGCAGGTCGAATGTTGTGACAAACTAGTAGCCGTACCTGTCCTGGTATGTGCTCTTCATAACCTAAACGGGAAGTGTAGGCGTCCTCGGCTCGAACACAGTCCATTGCATGGTCGACCTGTGGTGATGTCCAGCTATACACCTGGAAAGGTGTGGCTATTCGCTCAAACGGATGCCTCTGGACCCTGCATTGTAAAAGACAATTACATCAACAATGTGGATTTTCTCATGTCAACCAGCGGATGAGATGTCGGAAATGTCACCTTTTCCTTTGCAGGGCAGTGAAGTTCTTCTTAAAGGCAGGGCTGATTTGGCTCAGTAGTTCAACCAGAGAATGGCTTAAGAAACTCGGGTTGGCTGGTTTGGGGTTGAAGGTGTAGGTTGTCGACCTGAACAACACGAACACAAACATGAGCATGTAAACAGTGTAAAGTGATTTTGTGGAAAGACCAAGGTTCTACATAGCATACATTCTGGCCTACAAATGTAATCGACCTAATTTATGTGACTGAACTCTTTGGTATCCCAAGATTAGGAGAATCACACAGCAAAATAGATAACGTTGCATGCTTTTCGATCACTACTTACAACATACTACTCTGTTGTATAAATGCTAAGGAACCTATGTGCAATCTTATGAGGTGATACAAGGTCTGTACTAAATattatgacttaaaaaaaaaaaaaaaaagtgttcattGACCGATAAATGTACACCTAGTAGCAATTTTTCTCACAGTGGTTATTAGACTGTGTCacaataaaatgtttatttttgctatACCTCTCTATATCATTCAGTCCAGCTGTACACTGGAAGCAAAATAATGTTTACTTAATCTCTCCAAGTTGACGAAATCTTACAGGTCATTTAATCATAATGGTGACTCTAATGTTGTGGCTGCTGAATATCGTCTTTCCATTTAGAATGAGGAAGATTTGTGGAGAATGTTCTAACCGAAGAAAGTACTTGACTGTTAACTGCAGCAAATGGCTCCACATGAGCCACTATGCATTAGGTTACTAGAAATGAGAGAAGTTGACTTACTGGTTGAGGTAGAAGCCACGTGTTGAGGCAGTGACACTGACATGGCGCTCTTCTACTGTCACGATGTAAAGGTACATGAGGTCGCCATGCATCTTCCTGTTGCCGGGGGGAGGATTCCAGCCACTCATGGTCAGGACCTTCAGGCACTGCAGAGGCTGTTTGGGAAGAAAAGTGGGTCCACATTTTGTTCAACTGCAACAAATGGTATTATTACACTGGAAGTGTGCACAAAAGAGTCGCAGCATGCTTGAAAACCAAAACCTCATCGTGGAAATTGGGTTTTACCTTCCATTCCTTGTTTTGTGGCTGGATAGGTATTAGAGGGCGCTCTTTACTGCCAGGGAGAATGTGTTCTGGGGGAGTGCAGTCAATCTGCTCCAGCTCGCTGCCCTTCTTCTTCCGCTTGCCACTATCTGCggtcaaaaaaatacaaaccatGTCCACATTGCACATCAGACAAGGGTGCAGAGTCTACTACAGGATGCTGCAGCAATCTCAAGGTACCTCCAAGGTCTCCATCTGTGAAAATACTTAGGAAGGAAAGAGAGTTGCAGTCCACTCCGTTGTAGGCATCTGACGGGTCCAGACTCTTCAACAGGTCTCGGATGTGACGCACGTGGATCCGTGCTTCACGCACAGTGTACGGCTCTAAACAAGCACAGATAACAAAAAAAGTGGATCGGAATGGTTTGTCTGGGCTTGACGAATTGTCCTCAATAGAACTTTGTTAACATTTGGACTGCTCTGGCAGCTCCCATTCATCAAAGGACTTTTTAGTCATGAGACAGCCACTGCAGATGCTTATCACGCTGACCTTCCACCACTTTGAGCAGCGAGCCTTCCTGTAGACCTTCAATGGACTTGAGCTCAGCAAAGTTGGCCAACACGTTTCCGTCCAGCTGCAGCGAGAAACAGGTACGGTGGCAGGCATCCTCTCTGTCAATCAACACCTGATGGATCTCCTGCACCATCTCCTGAGGAGACACCTgaggaaggaggaagaggagatggGAAGatacgggggaaaaaaactatGACGACGCATGTCTGTTTTATTTCTTGTGTACCTGGAGATCAAAGGGCTCGGCACCGGGTGCCTGGATCTTAACGGTGAAACCCGTGTCCTGGATGACAATCACCTCCTGCTCGCTGGAGTCGTCGCCTCCGTTCACTTCACTGTGACTGTCCCTCTTTTCCTCCAATCCATCCATGTGCTCATGTGCATCTCCACCATTCACCATGACTGTTTCTGCACAGAAAAGCAGAGGCAAAACTCACTCATTTAGTTTCTGAGGAGCCCAAACAAAATTCTGTCACGCTGCAACCTCCAGACTATTGAACCACATGACTGGCTGATGTCCTGCCAAGCAGTTGCGTCAGCAACAATTGCACAAAAGCTCTTTAGTTTGAATGAATGGAACTATTTTGGCCAAGACATTTTCATTCAATAAATGCCACTTTTAAGCATTATACTGTCGGTACAATACATTTGTATTTACATAgcgctttcacaacagctgtCACTGCAACAAAGCGCTTTAAAAAACATCGAACATTAATACATGAGAACACATAACATAAAACAATGGCAAAACATtggaaataatacaataataactATGCCTTTGTTGTTTGAAGCAATTATAGACGAAATAAGAGTCAGTTTCCTTTCACGCTTGCTTCATGGATCACAGCGTGCATGACGTCACATGCTTGCAACAGCCAAGCTTGGAAAGTAAACGTCCATTGACGAATAGGAGATTGACGGATAAACGTTTTTTACTACGAGTCTAAATTTGCAACTCCTACCGCTGCACAAATCATTATTATCTCCTCAAGTAAAAGTGACAATAAAAGTAAAGGCTGTGGAAATTGAGCAGCGGGACCGAGTAGTATACCGAGGGATTTATGCATTAGGGATTCAGCTGctgtcaagtgtgtgtgtgcacgtccTTGCTCAGCGTCAAGGGCAACACGGCGTCAGGGTTGCTAAGATAGGGGGTGGGGCTTCATAAACTAGACCCTGACCGACACTGGCAACAAATGAAGACAGGGGGGAGTTGCAGTCACAGGACAGAGCAGCCAGCAGTCAAGCTGTGAATACCAAACAACAGCTTCACGCCAGTTTAAACTGTCCAAAACTAGGAGGAGGTGCCACAACATATTTAATATACCTGAGCTAAAAGACCTTAAAGAGTCAAAACACAGCTGCAGCTGTAACAGATGTGCTATATAAAGTTGTGCTGTACTGTATACATATTACGCATATTCTCTGAGTGAGAGATGCCTGAAGTTGCCCGACTTCAACGAGACCATCTTCCACACTTACCCATTGAAAAACATACTTGTAGAATAAATTTGTTGATGGCAAAGAACGGTTAGATTCCAGGTGAGGGACATGTATAAATATCCACTGCAGCAAATGAGTTAATTCAGATGCGGCATCTATTAAATTGGAGGCCACTAACTGTGGAAATGTCATTTCAACATACAACATAACTTGTTTGTCAAAGAATAACTGAATTCCAGTTCAAAGCAGGGAATGTATCACGCCTGGGAGCACAAAAATAGTCTGTGTCCTGTTCCAGGCAAAAATAGGAGGTCAAGGCAAAGGGATAAATTGAACATTAATCTGGCAGAGAAGCAGCCAAGTAGCAAAAACATGACTATAGATGCGCACAGCACTACTAGGAGGCGTTTACAAAAATGGGAAATGTATCAAGTCCAAGGCCTGAGACATGAGGACCCTGGCACCTCCCATGACGTCATCCAAAAGGAGGACAACCATGAAAAACAACATAAAGGCcttatcagaatcagctttattggccaggtttgtgcatgccaaacaaggaatttgactctggttgatctcagcccctgtacaacatttaagtgcttaacaacattcaggtgactaacaacagtTAAGTGGCAAGATCCAAATATGATTgcccagtgatgtctctgaAACTccgagtggtgtgagttcatcagagcgacagcctgggtaGTTCGAACAGACTGTGACCTAGGTGAgcagggtctgtagagatgttacttgcacgtttcctggtcctgatCTTGGACAGATGGGAGGTTGCTCCCGGTTACAATAACACAGACAGGAAGCGTGATGATTTGGTTGTACAGGATGAGCTTGTGAGCAGAGGAATAGTGTGAGGGTGTCTGTGATTCTCGGGATTAACCCAGTCACCCTTCACCCGTTTCGGCAGCGTTAAAGCCGCAGAGGGTCATGCTTGACCGGTGCAACATTCTGGTCCCGCAAACCGTTTAGGTCCTATTCTTCATCCATAGAATGAGCCACAGATGGGCATCAGTTGACCTGAATGTGAGACGTTACATTTTAGAGAAGAAGATAAAATTGTGCCCTCAATTCGGATTGCAAAACAAGGACCATAAATGTCTTCTGCTTGTAAAACACGTGCATGCCTGTATTAAATGCGACATTAAGAGTTCATTTAGAGTAATGCTAATTTTTATTtacaacaaaaaaatgcatctTTCTTCATTTATCTATGCC
This genomic window from Syngnathus typhle isolate RoL2023-S1 ecotype Sweden linkage group LG6, RoL_Styp_1.0, whole genome shotgun sequence contains:
- the cluha gene encoding clustered mitochondria protein homolog isoform X2; its protein translation is MVSKTDDTPASAPGCSPADVAAEEAGDGAQDAHESSRAHLKESCSCETVMVNGGDAHEHMDGLEEKRDSHSEVNGGDDSSEQEVIVIQDTGFTVKIQAPGAEPFDLQVSPQEMVQEIHQVLIDREDACHRTCFSLQLDGNVLANFAELKSIEGLQEGSLLKVVEEPYTVREARIHVRHIRDLLKSLDPSDAYNGVDCNSLSFLSIFTDGDLGDSGKRKKKGSELEQIDCTPPEHILPGSKERPLIPIQPQNKEWKPLQCLKVLTMSGWNPPPGNRKMHGDLMYLYIVTVEERHVSVTASTRGFYLNQSTTYTFNPKPANPSFLSHSLVELLSQISPAFKKNFTALQRKRVQRHPFERIATPFQVYSWTSPQVDHAMDCVRAEDAYTSRLGYEEHIPGQTRDWNEELQTTRELPRKNLPERLLRERAIFKVHSDFAAAATRGAMAVIDGNVMAINPGDETHMQMFIWNNIFFSPGFDVRDHYRELGGDAAAHAAPTNDLNGVRAYGAVDVEGLYTLGTVVVDYRGYRVTAQSIIPGILEREQEQSVIYGSIDFGKTVVTHSKYLELLAKTSRPLKVQRYNVLNEKNEAVELCSSVECKGIIGNDGRHYILDLLRTFPPDLNFLPVEGEELAPECQRQSFPRQHRHRLACLRQELIEAFVEHRYLLFMKMAALQLMQQKANKDANRNEKTPAITQTSQTETNADATQTAASDSSTLGSTDGPVQTDSGLIGTDGEETPSKATNGPLQPTTAQNGECKSPLEDPKSREVVLNACKAVGSISSTSFDIRFNPDIFSPGVRFPDDSADDIQKQKQLLKDCAAFLVSCQIPSLVKDCLDQSALPMDGATLTEALHQRGINLRYLGTVLEFVDKTPARSQLEHIYRIGIIELITRCAKHIFKTYLQGVELSALSAAVSHFLNCFLSSFPDAIGHLPADELVSRRKSRKRRNKVPGSGDNTAWASLTPGELWKNISSEARSYYHFTIQCENVDQVVEKYSLQKITLLREISIKTGIQILIREYNFDSRHKPTFTEEDILNIFPVVKHVNPKASDAFHFFQSGQAKVQQGFLKEGCELINEALNLFNNVYGAMHVEICACLRLLARLNYIMGDHAEALSNQQKAVLMSERVLGIEHPNTIQEYMHLALYCFANGQLSTALKLLYRARYLMLLVVGEDHPEMALLDSNIGLVLHGVMEYDLSLRFLENALAINSKYHGSRSLKVALSHHLTARVYESKAEFRSALQHEKEGYTIYKNQMGEAHEKTKESSEYLKCLTQQAVALQRTMNEIYKNGSSASIMPLKFTAPSMPNILEQLNIINGIIFIPLSQKDLENLKAEVQRRQQLQESEKNELLEKSEQPSLELVDKIPVD
- the cluha gene encoding clustered mitochondria protein homolog isoform X1 — protein: MVSKTDDTPASAPGCSPADVAAEEAGDGAQDAHESSRAHLKESCSCETVMVNGGDAHEHMDGLEEKRDSHSEVNGGDDSSEQEVIVIQDTGFTVKIQAPGAEPFDLQVSPQEMVQEIHQVLIDREDACHRTCFSLQLDGNVLANFAELKSIEGLQEGSLLKVVEEPYTVREARIHVRHIRDLLKSLDPSDAYNGVDCNSLSFLSIFTDGDLGDSGKRKKKGSELEQIDCTPPEHILPGSKERPLIPIQPQNKEWKPLQCLKVLTMSGWNPPPGNRKMHGDLMYLYIVTVEERHVSVTASTRGFYLNQSTTYTFNPKPANPSFLSHSLVELLSQISPAFKKNFTALQRKRVQRHPFERIATPFQVYSWTSPQVDHAMDCVRAEDAYTSRLGYEEHIPGQTRDWNEELQTTRELPRKNLPERLLRERAIFKVHSDFAAAATRGAMAVIDGNVMAINPGDETHMQMFIWNNIFFSPGFDVRDHYRELGGDAAAHAAPTNDLNGVRAYGAVDVEGLYTLGTVVVDYRGYRVTAQSIIPGILEREQEQSVIYGSIDFGKTVVTHSKYLELLAKTSRPLKVQRYNVLNEKNEAVELCSSVECKGIIGNDGRHYILDLLRTFPPDLNFLPVEGEELAPECQRQSFPRQHRHRLACLRQELIEAFVEHRYLLFMKMAALQLMQQKANKDANRNEKTPAITQTSQTETNADATQTAASDSSTLGSTDGPVQTDSGLIGTDGEETPSKATNGPLQPTTAQNGECKSPLEGKVLEESIPGLAQAKELAETLVAEDGSGIDPKSREVVLNACKAVGSISSTSFDIRFNPDIFSPGVRFPDDSADDIQKQKQLLKDCAAFLVSCQIPSLVKDCLDQSALPMDGATLTEALHQRGINLRYLGTVLEFVDKTPARSQLEHIYRIGIIELITRCAKHIFKTYLQGVELSALSAAVSHFLNCFLSSFPDAIGHLPADELVSRRKSRKRRNKVPGSGDNTAWASLTPGELWKNISSEARSYYHFTIQCENVDQVVEKYSLQKITLLREISIKTGIQILIREYNFDSRHKPTFTEEDILNIFPVVKHVNPKASDAFHFFQSGQAKVQQGFLKEGCELINEALNLFNNVYGAMHVEICACLRLLARLNYIMGDHAEALSNQQKAVLMSERVLGIEHPNTIQEYMHLALYCFANGQLSTALKLLYRARYLMLLVVGEDHPEMALLDSNIGLVLHGVMEYDLSLRFLENALAINSKYHGSRSLKVALSHHLTARVYESKAEFRSALQHEKEGYTIYKNQMGEAHEKTKESSEYLKCLTQQAVALQRTMNEIYKNGSSASIMPLKFTAPSMPNILEQLNIINGIIFIPLSQKDLENLKAEVQRRQQLQESEKNELLEKSEQPSLELVDKIPVD